Proteins from one Geomonas agri genomic window:
- a CDS encoding flagellin N-terminal helical domain-containing protein produces MSTSDISLTAGMRTNLLNLQQTSQLLNRTQQRLSSGKQVNSALDNPTNYFAAQNANQRASDLSDRKDGMSEAVQTVGATNAGITAITGLINAAKGIAQSALSTSDIATRSKLATQYDTIRSQIDNISSDSGYRGLNLLSSTNTLTVNFNEDASSSLNVVGFLANATGLSLTGASSAWATNSDITTDTAKMDTAISTLRSNTQTLAANLNIITTRQTFTDNMISTLQTGADNLTLADMNQEGANMLMLQTRQSLGTTSLSMSSQAAQSVLKLF; encoded by the coding sequence ATGTCAACCAGCGATATTTCTTTAACAGCAGGAATGAGGACCAACCTCCTCAATCTCCAACAGACCAGCCAGCTCCTGAACAGGACCCAGCAGAGGCTCTCTTCCGGCAAGCAGGTCAACAGCGCCTTGGACAACCCGACGAACTATTTTGCAGCGCAGAACGCGAACCAGCGCGCCAGCGACCTGTCCGACCGCAAGGACGGCATGTCCGAGGCGGTGCAGACAGTAGGCGCCACCAACGCGGGCATCACGGCCATCACTGGCCTGATCAACGCCGCAAAAGGTATCGCCCAGTCCGCACTCTCCACTAGCGACATCGCGACCAGGTCCAAGCTGGCTACCCAGTACGACACCATCCGGAGCCAGATCGACAACATCTCGTCCGACTCCGGGTACCGTGGTCTGAACCTGCTGAGCTCCACCAACACGCTGACCGTAAACTTCAACGAGGATGCGAGCTCCAGCCTCAACGTCGTCGGCTTCCTGGCAAATGCAACCGGCCTGAGCCTCACCGGCGCCAGCAGCGCATGGGCAACCAACTCGGATATCACTACCGACACGGCCAAGATGGACACCGCGATCTCCACGTTGAGGAGCAACACCCAGACCCTGGCGGCGAACCTGAACATCATCACCACCCGCCAGACCTTTACCGACAACATGATCAGTACGCTGCAAACCGGCGCCGACAACCTGACACTGGCCGATATGAACCAGGAAGGCGCCAACATGCTGATGCTGCAGACTCGCCAGAGCTTGGGTACCACCTCGCTCTCGATGTCTTCGCAGGCAGCACAATCCGTCCTCAAACTCTTCTAA
- the thpR gene encoding RNA 2',3'-cyclic phosphodiesterase, with protein sequence MARLFVAIELPDAIKATLSSFTVEIPSLRWVPPGQVHLTLRFLGDVMPQTGAALKKNLAAVGFTAFSLTLRGVGHFPPHGHPRVLWVGMEESRPLIALQQQIESAVTGAGIPPEERGFSPHITLARIKENATAEVARFEASHRTLSFPPFTAEEFILFSSVLTPKGAIHRKEEIYRCT encoded by the coding sequence ATGGCTAGACTGTTCGTAGCCATCGAATTGCCAGACGCTATCAAGGCCACTCTGTCCTCGTTCACCGTCGAAATTCCCAGCCTGCGCTGGGTCCCTCCCGGCCAAGTTCATCTGACCCTTCGCTTTTTGGGGGACGTCATGCCGCAGACCGGCGCCGCGCTGAAAAAAAACCTCGCTGCCGTAGGCTTCACCGCTTTTTCGCTCACCCTGCGCGGAGTGGGACACTTCCCACCGCACGGTCACCCCAGGGTGCTCTGGGTCGGGATGGAGGAGTCCCGGCCGCTGATCGCCCTGCAACAGCAGATAGAATCCGCCGTCACCGGTGCCGGCATCCCCCCCGAGGAGCGCGGGTTCTCACCGCACATAACCCTGGCCCGCATCAAGGAAAACGCCACCGCCGAGGTGGCGCGTTTCGAAGCCTCCCACCGCACCCTCAGCTTCCCCCCCTTCACCGCAGAAGAATTCATCCTCTTCTCCAGCGTCCTGACCCCCAAGGGAGCTATTCACCGCAAGGAAGAAATCTACCGCTGCACCTGA
- the serS gene encoding serine--tRNA ligase → MLDARYLRENLETVEARLKTRGEGVNIARFKELDGSRRELLQQSETLKALRNKVTEEIARLKDKSQADDKKAQMREVSQQIKGIDEQLKGVEEELQAFLLTVPNIPNDTTPVGKSEEDNVVVRLEGEIPSYSFEPKPHWEIGENLGILDFERGAKLTGARFTLYKGLGARLERALINFMLDLHTGEHKYIEMLPPFMVNRDSMTGTGQLPKFEEDLFHLEGVDFFLIPTAEVPVTNIHRGEILKGSDLPISYCAYTPCFRKEAGSYGKDTRGLIRQHQFNKVELVKFTTPEQSYQELQKLLGNAEEVLRRLQIPYRVVELCTGDIGFSAAKTFDIEVWLPGQNCYREISSCSCFEDFQARRAGIRFRPDEKAKPEFVHTLNGSGLAVGRTVVAVLENYQQADGSVLIPEVLRPYMGGAERIS, encoded by the coding sequence ATGCTTGACGCTAGATACTTACGCGAAAACCTGGAGACTGTAGAAGCTCGGTTGAAGACCAGGGGCGAGGGAGTCAATATCGCCCGCTTCAAGGAGCTTGACGGTAGTCGTCGCGAGCTGCTCCAGCAGAGCGAGACGCTGAAAGCGTTGCGCAACAAGGTCACCGAAGAGATCGCCCGCTTGAAGGATAAGAGCCAGGCGGACGACAAGAAAGCGCAGATGCGCGAGGTCTCCCAGCAAATCAAGGGGATCGACGAGCAGCTGAAGGGCGTGGAAGAGGAACTGCAGGCGTTCCTCCTCACCGTACCCAACATCCCGAACGATACCACCCCGGTGGGCAAGTCCGAAGAGGACAACGTCGTGGTGCGCCTGGAAGGCGAGATCCCTTCCTACTCGTTCGAGCCGAAACCGCACTGGGAGATCGGCGAGAACCTGGGTATCCTCGACTTCGAACGTGGCGCCAAGCTTACCGGCGCGCGCTTTACTCTGTACAAGGGGCTCGGCGCGAGGCTGGAAAGGGCGCTGATCAACTTCATGCTCGACCTCCATACCGGTGAGCATAAATATATTGAAATGCTGCCGCCCTTTATGGTAAACAGGGACAGCATGACCGGTACGGGCCAGCTGCCCAAGTTCGAGGAAGATCTCTTCCACCTGGAAGGGGTCGATTTTTTTCTCATCCCGACGGCCGAGGTTCCGGTAACCAACATACATCGCGGCGAGATCCTCAAAGGGTCGGACCTGCCGATTTCGTACTGTGCCTACACCCCCTGCTTCCGCAAGGAGGCCGGTTCTTACGGCAAGGACACGCGCGGCCTGATCAGGCAGCACCAGTTCAACAAGGTCGAGCTGGTCAAGTTCACCACCCCCGAGCAATCCTACCAGGAGCTGCAGAAGCTACTCGGCAACGCCGAAGAGGTGCTGCGCAGGTTGCAGATACCTTACCGGGTCGTTGAGCTTTGCACTGGTGACATAGGTTTTTCGGCCGCCAAGACCTTCGATATCGAGGTCTGGTTGCCGGGTCAGAACTGCTACCGGGAGATTTCCTCCTGCAGCTGTTTTGAAGATTTTCAGGCGCGTCGGGCCGGAATCCGTTTCCGCCCGGACGAGAAGGCAAAGCCGGAATTTGTCCACACGCTGAACGGCTCGGGCCTCGCAGTCGGAAGGACCGTGGTTGCCGTGCTGGAGAACTACCAGCAGGCGGACGGTTCGGTGCTGATCCCCGAGGTGCTCAGGCCCTACATGGGCGGAGCCGAGCGTATCAGCTAG
- a CDS encoding DUF2155 domain-containing protein — MKRLMKLTVLSLIAIGFAAGCNGKEKTEQAAAQPRVAKALSTVVVPDQVKGKWKAVQIEVADKNAHLKKVYTLDIGSDFKLPGSDLTLKVETFLPHFVMEGTTLTSQSNDLVNPAAQLVIREQGKEIYKGWLFSLYPTTHAFQHPQYGFTLVDYKAS; from the coding sequence GTGAAGCGGTTGATGAAACTGACAGTTTTGTCTCTCATCGCCATAGGGTTCGCAGCAGGGTGCAACGGGAAGGAAAAAACAGAGCAGGCGGCAGCCCAACCGAGGGTGGCCAAGGCTCTCTCCACGGTAGTGGTACCGGACCAGGTAAAAGGCAAGTGGAAGGCGGTTCAGATTGAGGTCGCCGACAAGAATGCCCACCTGAAGAAGGTGTACACCTTGGACATAGGTTCCGATTTCAAGCTTCCCGGATCGGACCTGACACTCAAGGTGGAAACGTTTCTACCGCATTTCGTGATGGAAGGCACCACTCTTACTTCCCAGTCCAACGACTTGGTCAATCCCGCCGCACAGCTGGTGATCCGGGAGCAGGGGAAGGAGATTTACAAGGGGTGGTTGTTTTCGCTCTACCCGACCACTCATGCGTTTCAGCATCCGCAGTACGGTTTCACACTGGTCGACTACAAGGCCAGTTGA
- a CDS encoding ankyrin repeat domain-containing protein has translation MKRLVISAFLIMVALFQFGCAGGGMSRAAVDGDLPAVKEFARKGQDVNAIDKWGWTPLLWAVYYGNFPVTEWLLANGADPNVKTTETYGNYLPGTTPLILAAAYGRTDAVKALLAKNADQSVVDRRGKKAIDYAEEYQFDKIVALLKHHK, from the coding sequence ATGGTAGCGCTGTTCCAGTTCGGGTGCGCCGGAGGAGGCATGTCCCGCGCGGCAGTCGACGGTGACCTGCCGGCAGTGAAGGAGTTCGCACGCAAAGGGCAGGATGTCAACGCCATCGACAAGTGGGGATGGACCCCGCTTTTGTGGGCGGTCTACTATGGCAATTTCCCCGTCACCGAATGGCTGCTTGCCAACGGCGCCGATCCCAACGTCAAGACCACCGAGACCTACGGCAATTACCTGCCAGGAACCACACCCCTGATACTGGCAGCTGCCTATGGCCGTACTGACGCGGTAAAGGCGCTGCTGGCCAAGAATGCGGATCAGTCGGTGGTGGACAGAAGGGGCAAGAAAGCGATTGACTACGCCGAGGAGTACCAGTTTGACAAGATCGTGGCGCTATTGAAGCACCACAAGTAA